In the Mesorhizobium sp. M1D.F.Ca.ET.043.01.1.1 genome, AGCCTTGTTGGCCTGAACGAACCGGTCGATCTCACGGCCGGCCTCCAAGCGGTCCTCGCGTGCCAAGGTCTGCCAAGCCACCAGCGCATCCTCCCGGCTGTCGGCGAATCCTGAGGGCCAAGTGTGGCGAGCACGTTCGAATTCATTCCCATCCTCGTCGCGTAGGCGCTCTCTCTCGATTGATGGTTGTTCTGACGAGTCGGGTTGCACCGATGCGACCCGTGTAGTCGCACCTGTGCGACCCGTCGCGCCGGTGCAACCCGTCGCACTTGTACGACCCGTTGCAGTCCTATTTCGACGCCGTTCTTCAGCCTTTTCGAACTCTGGTAACTTCGGAAAAGTATCCAGCCGCGCGACGTTCATTTGGTAGCGCCTAGTCATGCCAGGAGCGCCGCCCTTATCGTTACCGACAACTCGAAACCACCAGTTGCCTGCCGCTTCATCTTCCGGTTTAGCGGGCATGAGTCGGTGTAGAATGCGTTGCGCCTGCGATCGGCTGACACGCATGGCCTCCGCTAAAAGCGCAATCGAAGGGTAGAGGCTGTCGCCGTCGTCATTGCACCAATTGGCCATTATGAGCATGCACGTGAATTCGCTACCACCCACTGGCGCGCGCTGGATCACCTTCGTCATCACTTCGATGCTCACGCGCACCACCCGTTCGCCTCGCGGGTGGCTGCAAACGCTTCATGCGGCGTCAGGTCGAAGCGGCTCCCAAGGGGCTGAATACAGAGCGGTTCGCATGTCTCAAGTTGAGCTGTTGCGCTCCGAGCTGCAGCTTCGTTGATCGAGGTCCCCTCATTGGGGCAAGCGCCAGCTGGCTCGGTCGGAAACCCGACGATAACCCTTTGAATTTGCATGTGGCCGTTTTCCCGAAGTCGGGAAAAATCGGCTTTGTAATCAACGCTTCATTGGGGACTCTGACTCCGTTAGTCCTGGTTCGAATCCAGGTTCCCCAGCCACTCAATTAAGCCTGCAAAAGCAAGCATTTACGCGATACGTGCAGGGAGCGCGATGTGCCGCTGACGCCGATAGCGATCAACGCCTTGAAAGAGCCCTTGCCATAGCGAACGGTCCAGACGTCACGGTAGCGCGTGCAGCAGCTCAACCTGAGCAATCGAAACAGGAGAGCCGAACTCCACGCTCTCGCTCACCTTTTCAGCGGCAGCGCGGAACTCGGCCGCAGCCTTGGACGGATCGAAGGTCGGCAAGGCGGTGCCTGTAATGGTGTCAGGGGTTTTTTCAGCGGTGGACATAGTTTCCATCCTTCAGTGGACACCCCAAAAACGCCTCGCTGACAGCGTGCTCGATAAATCCGTCCGCCGGACGTGAAGGGTTCTCACCGCAACAGACTCCATTATCAGGTATAGTCCCTAAGCGATCGCCGACGGCGGAGGAAAGAGCAAATGTCCGCGGATGCGGCACCGAGAAAGGTGGATGCCGAATATGCGATTGAATACCTCCAGGAACATCCGGAGGCCGGGCTTTGCTGCGAGGATCGGCGCTGGTGGATTACGCCGAACGCCAACCAGACCGATCAGCAGGTCCTGCTTCTTGATGTAGTCGAGGCTGAGCGGCTCAAAGATGATCCTCGCCTTCGACTGTTGTCCGGGACTGCTCATGCGGGCCGGTCGGTCTGGGTCGTTCGGAGAATGACTTAACGGTGTGCATCCGCTAACACCCTGAGCGCCAGACTGTGCGTAGACAAGGCGGCTGCACGCGGCCGCGCCGTCTCCATCCGTGAACCTGCCACTTCGCTGAAGCCATTCGGCCGGTTATCCCGTCCATCCGGCGATCCGGTATCATAAGCCTTCGAAGCATCGCCATGGCGCTGAACCAACGCCGCGTCCGTACCACTCGGGCCACTGGCAGGTGTCGAATGTGAGGAACTTTTCTAACCCGAGACATGGGGTCGGGGGCGCCGATGGAATAGCGGCTGGACCGTTCGAAGAGAAAGGCGATCGATACGCACTCAATGTACTCGTCGATGCTCCACCGGCTCTGTGTCGGCGTGCGTCCTCATGTTTCCAGAAAATCCAGTCCGAGGTAACATGAGACAGAGGGACATGCACCAACCTCAGAAAGGGAGGTCAGTCATGAAAGTCAAAGACGCGATGCACAAAGGTGTCGACTGGGTCAGCCCCGAAACCACCGTCACCGAACTGGCGAAATTGATGCTAGCCGAGGACATCGGTTCGATTCCCATCGGAGAGAACGACCGGCTGATCGGAATGGTGACCGACCGCGACATTGTTTGCAAAGGACTGGCGGAGGATGGTTTCGACAGCCGCACAGCGACGGCGCGCGATGTCATGACGACCGGCATTCACTGCTGCCGCGAAGACGACGATCTGGCCAAGGCCATGCGGCACATGGAGGAACTGAAAATCCGCAGGTTGCCGGTGATCAACAAGAGTATGCGGATGGTAGGCATCCTCAGCGTCGGCGACGTCGGTCAGTCGGCGCCCAGGGAACTTGTGTCCGAATACGTCAAGAGCGTTTCCGCCCACCACTGAAGGGCGGCTCGCCCGGCGGATAGTCGATATCCGTCGGGCTTCGCCCATGCTCTCGATCGAAGACCTCAACCGACCACAGCGAGCCGGCGGTAATGTCCGGTCCTCGTGGCCAGTTCGACCGCCTCTCGCGCAACATCGCGTTTATTGCCTGACTTGGTTGCCCAGCGTGTCGTCGCAGAACTCGGTACCGACACCGACCCTTCATGCTGCACCGCTACACCGCACTGGCCGAGAAGGAGCGCCGCCATATTTCGGAACGGATTCGTGCCCCCCATTAACTTAACAACTCGTCCCCTGTGCGTGTTGCGTGGTCCATAACGCCCGGGCAGATCGCGCCATGCGCACCGGAGCGCAGCACCCAGAAGATGCCAGCACGCGGCGATCATCCACGCGAGGCACGCCTCGGGGCTTGTTGGGCAATAGCGGTGCGATCACGCGCCATTCGAGGTCAGTCAGGTCATATCGGCTCATGCGGAGCCTGAATCAGATTTTACCACAACATGAAAGCCTCAACCGAAAAGCGCCGTTCTGCGGACGCTGGACAGTGAGCCACAACGCCGCATAGGCTCTCCATCGGCTTTCATAGTGGAGAACTCGGATGGGACAATCCGCCAAGCGGCGCCGATCCAAAACAACGGGTGATTGCACGCTGGAAGAACTGGACGGCCAGAGGTGGGCCAACGTTCGACTCCGATGTCGTTCGCACGTCTCACTCCCTGCGGCGCAAACCCCTGAACACTTTGACCGACGAGGAACTGCGGCTGGCTGTCGAACAAGGGATAGCTTTGGAATGGCTGGTCCCGCTCATGCTGCGACGCTTGGCGGAAGACTCATTTCGCGCCGGCGACTTCTTCGAAGGTGATCTGCTGACGAGCCTAGCCCGCATTCCCTCCAGCTACTGGACCGAACATCCAGCAGAGAAGGCAGTTCTTGCGACCGACGTCATGACAGCAGCCATTGCAGATGACCGATTGCCTGGCATGACCAGGGAAACACAACAGGCCGTCGCCGATCTTCGCGCGGCATCGGAGTAGCCACCGACGATCCATCCCGACCGTCACTCGTTTATGAGTTCACGGCCTAGTCCCCGCTTCGTTGGCAATGTCCAGCGATCTTGGGATGCGGATTGGGCCAGGAGTATTGCTGTACCGTAAGCAGGCTCCTGACTGCCCCAGTCAGGCCGAAATGATCGCCCACAGCTGCGTCGCCCCCATCGCAAGCACGAGGATGACGCTTACTCCGATGAACAACGCCGTAGGTATCTGCTTCAGGTGAGCGCCAAAGCGGCTGCCTGAGAAGTCGTCGACGGCATCGTCCAGCATCGCCTTTAAGTCATCCATGGCGGCCTTGGCTGCCAAGACGCCATAAACTGTCATTGCGACCACAATCGTCGCGAGCGCGATCCTGGCGGCTAGTCCCGCCGAAGGCGCGTACGCTAGTATCGCAAACATGGTCGCGATACTGGCAAAGAAAATGATCGCATATGTCTGCGTCAAATGGGCAAGTCGCGCAGCCGCCGCCGCCAGGTATTGATCAACGGAAAGTTTCGCCATCTGCTCCTCCGGCAAGTGACCGCTTGGGTACCGAGTTGCAAATGAACTCCACGAAATTGGCGATGGTCTATGGTTATGATCCTAAGGCGCCCGGCATCCAATGCTAACGTTCATTTCCCGGGATCGGAGTTCCATATGTCCCGGTAGAGCTTCCAGCTGCCGTCCTGTCCTTTCTTCCAGACCACCACATACTTCCCGACGGCATCCACCAGCTTCGAATCCTTGCCCGGTGCCTTGAGGGAGAAAGTCCCGGACTCGTATGCAAAATCTCCGCTTTCCTGGACCTCAAGCGTGGTGAGCGTCAGCTCTGATATGCCCATATCGATGGCGCCCTGCCATAGCTTTTGGATATTCTGCCGGCCGTCGACTCGCGCCATATCTGGCGGGAATGCGGCCGCATCATCCGCGTACTTCGATGCGACCCCCGCCGCATCCTTACTGTTGTACGCCTTCACGAACTCGGCATTGGCGGCTTCAATGGCTTCTTTGGCAGACTGAGCCTGGGCAGATCCAAGGCAGAGCGACGTGACAGCAACGACGAGCAGATAATGCTTGAAAGTCATTTCATCCTCCCCTGTTCCGGTCTCTAGTTATTCCCCGTTTGAGGTTATCAGACAGACTTTCTGGTGGTCGCCCGGCCACAAGTTCATGACGTCGATCTGGTCGCGGCGTCACAGTGCTAGCAAGCATCCCGGCGCATTCCCCGATGACCGCATCGCCGTGAACAGGCTGCAGCCGCGGCCATCACGCTTGCCAGCCCTGCGCATCGTCGTGCACCGAAGGTGCCCCAAACGGTAATCGCAGTCGTCATCATGCAGAGCATCGGACATGCCAAATGGCCCGTTGGGCTTTGCGCTGGACGATGCGACCTTAGCTTCTAGTTTAGCATTCACTAATTTGCAAAGCAAACGCGAGGGGCACCTGCGCGACCGATCCCATCCTTACGACAATTGCTGCGGCAACAAACGATGCCAACGACGTCAGAGCGACTAAGAAGCTCTTGCACGCTCAAGCTGAACGCCCGCCGATAATGGAAGAGCGCTTCTTCGATAGTGGGTTTCCCGATTTAGCGGTCCTCCGCTGCCATCCAATACAATCAACAACTTATCTGAAATCATCGTGTCGCCGTTCCCCGACGCTCCAGGCATCATGCCATCAGCAGGTTTAGACCGGTGGTTCGCTCAGATGGCGCCTCACCAGCCATAGCTACGCGAATTGTCGAACGACCAAAGTAGGACCGAAAGCAGACCGACGGCTTCGAGGGGTCAGATCTGACCCAAAGCTGATGATTGTTCATTGGGAGCGTATAGTCCGCCTCGCGTCCATAGGCCGTCATTGCGCCGCGATTTGCATGGCCGAGGTGGCCAATCCACATCCTCCCGAGCGAACCTTCGTCTTCCGAATCTGAAGCAATTTCCATGCGTCTGAGCTAATATGACGTGGAGGGGCCGAATTCAGCCTTGGGGAAAGGTGTCGTGGACATTGCTGCTTGGTTGCGACTTCTCGGGCTGGAGCAATACGAGGCGACGTTTCGCGATAACGCCATTGACGCTGAAGTTCTGGCCGATTTGACCGAGGCCGATCTAGAGAAGCTCGGTATGCTGCTCGGTCATCGCAAGCGGCTCCTCAAAGCAATCGTGGAACTGGAGGCGTCGACGAACCGCTCGAAGTCGGTTCAACCGAACGCGGCGGAGCCCATCGCCGAGCGCCGACAGCTGACTGTCATGTTCGCCGATCTCGTCGGCTCGACGGCGCTGGCGACACGTCTGGATCCCGAGGACTTGCGTGAGATCATCGGTACGTATCACCGCTATGTCGCCGATACGGTCGCGCACTTCGGCGGCTTTGTCGCCAAGTACATGGGCGATGGCGTGTTGGTGTATTTCGGGTACCCGCAAGCGCACGAGAACGACGCGGAACAGGCAGTGCGCGCGGGCCTTGCGCTCGTCGGTCCCGTCAGGCTGCTTCAGCAGTCCGAGCCATTGCGGATTCGCGTCGGCATCGCCACCGGCCAAGTGGTCGTCGGCGATCTGATCAGTTCAGGCGAAGGACAGGAGCGCGGCGTCGTGGGCGAGACGCCGAACCTCGCCGCGAGACTGCAAGTTCTTGCTGAGCCCGACTCCGTCGTTATCGGGCCGCAAACGCGGCAGCTGGTCGGCGATCTTTTCGAATATTGCGATCTTGGCGCAGTCGAGGTGAAGGGCTTTCCGGCGCCGATCCATCCCTATGCAGTGGTTCGCGAGAGCGCGGTCGAAAGCCGGTTCGAGGCGCTGCACGGGGCGACGCCGACGTCGCTGGTCGGACGTCAGGAGGAGATCGATCTGCTGCAGCGCCACTGGCATCACGCGAAAAATGGCGAAGGTCGCGTGGTCCTGCTCTCAGGCGAGCCCGGCATCGGAAAGTCGCGCCTCACCGTCACCTTGCAGGAGCGGATCCAGAATGAGCCACACACCCGCTTGCGCTATTTCTGTTCGCCGCACCGTCAAGACAGCGCGCTCCACCCGACCATTGCGCAGCTAGAACGTGCCGCCGGGTTGGAGCGCGACGACCCACCTGAGAGGAAGCTGGA is a window encoding:
- a CDS encoding DUF4440 domain-containing protein, translating into MTFKHYLLVVAVTSLCLGSAQAQSAKEAIEAANAEFVKAYNSKDAAGVASKYADDAAAFPPDMARVDGRQNIQKLWQGAIDMGISELTLTTLEVQESGDFAYESGTFSLKAPGKDSKLVDAVGKYVVVWKKGQDGSWKLYRDIWNSDPGK
- a CDS encoding contact-dependent growth inhibition system immunity protein; the protein is MTDEELRLAVEQGIALEWLVPLMLRRLAEDSFRAGDFFEGDLLTSLARIPSSYWTEHPAEKAVLATDVMTAAIADDRLPGMTRETQQAVADLRAASE
- a CDS encoding CBS domain-containing protein is translated as MKVKDAMHKGVDWVSPETTVTELAKLMLAEDIGSIPIGENDRLIGMVTDRDIVCKGLAEDGFDSRTATARDVMTTGIHCCREDDDLAKAMRHMEELKIRRLPVINKSMRMVGILSVGDVGQSAPRELVSEYVKSVSAHH